A genomic window from Flavobacterium phycosphaerae includes:
- the coaD gene encoding pantetheine-phosphate adenylyltransferase, translating into MKRKAVFPGSFDPITLGHYDIIKRGVSLFDEVIVAIGINADKKYMFTLEDRKKFIEDAFKDEPKVSVITYEGLTIDLCRKLDADFILRGLRNPADFEFEKAIAHTNRKLSQIETVFLLTASKTSYISSSIVRDVIRNGGDYTVLVPDSVVVKKEK; encoded by the coding sequence ATGAAAAGAAAAGCAGTATTTCCCGGTTCCTTTGATCCTATTACCTTGGGTCATTATGATATCATCAAAAGAGGTGTATCGCTGTTTGATGAAGTGATTGTGGCTATTGGTATCAATGCCGATAAGAAATACATGTTTACTTTAGAAGACCGCAAAAAATTCATTGAAGACGCGTTTAAAGACGAGCCCAAAGTTTCGGTGATTACTTATGAAGGCTTAACGATTGATTTGTGCCGAAAATTGGATGCCGATTTTATTCTTCGCGGCTTGCGTAACCCGGCCGATTTTGAATTCGAGAAAGCTATTGCGCACACCAACAGAAAACTATCGCAAATAGAAACGGTCTTTTTACTGACCGCCTCCAAAACCTCTTACATCAGTTCCAGTATAGTGCGCGATGTTATCAGAAATGGTGGCGATTATACCGTTTTGGTTCCGGATAGCGTTGTGGTAAAAAAAGAGAAATAA
- a CDS encoding RluA family pseudouridine synthase produces the protein MNNNTEALDLEDELFEHHRFVSPKGQSLLRVDKFLMQLIENATRNKIQKAAEDGNIWVNDIPVKSNYRVKPFDVVRVMLTHPPFENHIIPEDIPLDIVYEDDALLVINKPAGLVVHPGHGNYTGTLVNALAFHFDNLPMNSSERPGLVHRIDKNTTGLLVVAKTEAAMTHLAKQFEDKTSEREYIALVWGNVKEDEGTIEGNIARHVKDRMQMAVFPEGDHGKHAVTHYKVLERFGYVTLVSCQLETGRTHQIRVHMKYIGHTLFNDARYGGDLILKGTTFTKYKQFIDNCFKTLPRQALHAKTLGFEHPTTKEFMRFDTELPQDMQECIEKWRNYAKSHTEVNEEE, from the coding sequence ATGAATAACAATACTGAAGCTCTTGATTTGGAAGACGAATTATTCGAACACCACCGCTTTGTTTCTCCTAAAGGACAATCGTTGTTGCGTGTGGATAAATTCCTGATGCAGCTAATAGAAAACGCTACTCGAAATAAAATTCAGAAAGCGGCAGAGGATGGTAATATTTGGGTTAATGATATTCCCGTAAAATCCAATTACCGTGTAAAGCCGTTTGATGTAGTGCGTGTGATGCTGACTCATCCGCCCTTTGAAAATCATATTATTCCCGAAGACATCCCACTGGATATCGTTTATGAAGACGATGCCTTGTTGGTTATCAATAAACCGGCAGGTTTAGTAGTGCATCCGGGTCATGGTAATTATACCGGAACTTTGGTTAATGCCTTGGCTTTTCATTTTGATAATTTACCGATGAATTCAAGCGAAAGACCCGGTTTGGTGCATCGTATTGATAAAAACACTACCGGACTTTTAGTAGTGGCCAAAACCGAAGCGGCTATGACTCATTTGGCCAAACAGTTTGAAGACAAAACTTCTGAGCGCGAATATATAGCGTTGGTTTGGGGAAATGTAAAAGAAGATGAAGGAACGATAGAAGGTAATATTGCCCGCCATGTGAAAGACCGCATGCAAATGGCTGTTTTTCCGGAAGGCGATCATGGCAAGCATGCCGTAACGCATTATAAGGTATTAGAACGTTTTGGGTATGTTACTTTGGTTTCCTGCCAATTGGAAACCGGTAGAACGCATCAAATTCGTGTGCATATGAAATACATTGGACATACTTTGTTCAACGATGCGCGTTACGGAGGCGATTTGATTTTGAAAGGAACTACGTTTACCAAATACAAACAATTTATCGATAATTGTTTTAAAACTTTGCCAAGACAAGCCCTACATGCTAAAACATTGGGCTTTGAACATCCGACTACTAAAGAGTTTATGCGTTTTGATACCGAGCTGCCGCAAGACATGCAGGAGTGTATT
- a CDS encoding PASTA domain-containing protein has protein sequence MSLRKYLTSRVFFAQILAAMTIVAIISYLFFHWITYTTRHGQEITVPDLSKLSAEQAEEKLDALDLDYIILDTVDFRPEFPKLTIVEQEPKAGSKVKEGRKIYIKINASKYTMVSLPDLVEKTYRQAVPTLEAVGLLEGTITYKPYLGKDMVLEMRMNGKKLKAGDKVLKSSKIDLVLGDGKVGFVEAIDSTAVDTMQIPTGDE, from the coding sequence ATGAGTTTACGAAAGTATCTTACCAGCCGCGTTTTCTTTGCTCAAATTTTGGCCGCTATGACTATAGTCGCTATCATTTCGTATTTGTTTTTTCATTGGATAACCTACACCACTCGTCACGGACAGGAAATCACGGTTCCCGATTTGAGTAAACTCTCCGCCGAACAGGCCGAAGAGAAACTAGACGCCCTTGATTTGGATTATATCATCTTGGATACGGTTGATTTCAGACCTGAGTTTCCAAAATTGACTATAGTAGAACAAGAGCCTAAAGCCGGTTCTAAAGTAAAAGAAGGTCGAAAAATTTACATCAAAATCAATGCGTCAAAGTATACTATGGTGTCTTTGCCTGATTTAGTTGAAAAAACATACCGTCAGGCAGTTCCAACGTTGGAAGCTGTCGGATTGCTAGAGGGAACGATTACCTACAAACCTTATTTAGGAAAAGATATGGTCTTGGAAATGCGAATGAACGGCAAGAAATTAAAAGCAGGGGATAAGGTATTAAAGTCCTCTAAAATTGATTTGGTGCTTGGAGACGGAAAAGTAGGTTTTGTTGAAGCTATTGATTCTACCGCTGTTGACACTATGCAAATTCCTACCGGAGATGAATAA
- a CDS encoding LTA synthase family protein: MKKFPRFSEYKILAIRILLVYVFYFIARILFFVYNQNLIKVDGVYDFLRLCYHGLVFDTTTILYINGLFILLSVLPLVSNTKKKFQKFLFWLYFATNLLAYATNFIDFIYYRYSFNRSTRASLDTLQNESNKSLLFLNFLQNYWHVFLLFFVLSYIWILLYKKTKIHPVKEQTNFKYFAFSIANFLLIVTLCIGGIRGDFKKSTRPINILDASRYVTNSSQADLVLNTPFAIIRTWNTNSFKKENYMPKAEVDKLLIPIKQYKNNPQTKPNVVIFILESFGREYSGVFNKGTKIPDYEGYTPFVDSLAQHSLIFTNGYANGWKSIHGVSSIIAGIPSFKDAFTSSPYPKQKIESLVSTLKSEGYDTSFFHGAPNGSMGFLGFGNILGYDHYYGKTEYNNDADFDGVWGIWDEPFFQYFNKTLTEKKQPFMATLFSVSSHEPYKVPAKYAGKFPKGKVNINECIGYTDYALKRFFNEAKKQSWYKNTIFVLVADHGNTVAYDEYLKEFNRNTVPILFFSPDEKYKGVNTDWAQQIDIYPTLLDMIGYPKPFRSWGRSLISDKQVPPYVVKYSQNVYQFMEGNYICCFDGKNVVGFYAKEDKGMEHNLIQHKTPEMDAIAQRCKAFVQDYMERIIDKRLTTVK; this comes from the coding sequence ATGAAAAAATTCCCTAGGTTTTCGGAGTATAAAATTTTGGCCATCAGGATTTTATTAGTCTATGTTTTCTATTTTATTGCCCGGATACTGTTTTTTGTTTACAACCAAAATTTAATCAAAGTTGACGGCGTTTATGATTTCCTGAGATTGTGTTACCACGGATTGGTTTTTGATACCACAACCATACTCTACATCAACGGATTGTTCATCCTGCTTTCTGTGCTGCCGTTGGTTTCGAATACTAAAAAGAAATTCCAAAAGTTTTTGTTTTGGCTTTATTTTGCGACCAATTTATTGGCGTATGCGACCAATTTTATTGATTTTATCTACTACCGCTATTCCTTCAACCGAAGCACGCGAGCCTCGTTAGATACGTTACAAAATGAAAGCAATAAATCATTATTGTTCTTGAATTTCTTGCAAAATTACTGGCATGTGTTCTTGTTGTTTTTTGTATTGAGTTACATTTGGATTTTGTTGTATAAGAAAACAAAAATCCACCCGGTAAAAGAACAAACTAACTTTAAATACTTCGCTTTTTCGATTGCCAATTTCTTATTGATAGTAACGCTTTGCATTGGCGGTATTCGCGGTGATTTCAAAAAAAGTACACGACCGATTAATATTTTGGATGCCAGCCGTTATGTGACTAATTCGTCTCAGGCAGACTTAGTATTGAATACACCTTTTGCCATTATCCGAACTTGGAATACCAATTCGTTTAAAAAAGAAAATTACATGCCTAAAGCGGAAGTGGATAAGTTGTTGATTCCGATAAAGCAATACAAAAACAATCCGCAGACTAAGCCGAATGTAGTGATTTTTATTCTGGAAAGTTTTGGACGCGAGTATAGTGGTGTGTTTAACAAAGGAACCAAAATTCCGGACTATGAAGGCTACACACCGTTTGTGGATTCGTTGGCGCAACACAGTTTAATTTTTACCAATGGCTATGCTAACGGATGGAAATCGATACACGGGGTTTCCTCAATTATTGCCGGAATTCCATCGTTTAAAGATGCCTTTACCTCTTCGCCTTATCCCAAACAAAAAATAGAATCACTGGTTTCAACTTTAAAAAGTGAAGGCTATGATACTTCCTTTTTTCACGGGGCTCCTAATGGTTCGATGGGTTTCTTAGGGTTTGGAAACATTTTGGGTTACGACCATTATTACGGTAAAACCGAATATAATAACGATGCTGATTTTGACGGCGTTTGGGGCATTTGGGACGAACCGTTCTTTCAGTATTTCAATAAAACATTGACGGAAAAGAAACAGCCGTTTATGGCTACTTTGTTTTCGGTTTCTTCGCATGAACCTTATAAAGTACCGGCCAAATATGCAGGGAAGTTCCCGAAAGGAAAAGTAAATATCAACGAGTGTATCGGCTATACCGATTATGCTTTAAAACGTTTTTTTAACGAAGCCAAAAAGCAATCGTGGTATAAAAACACTATTTTTGTATTGGTTGCCGATCACGGAAATACCGTGGCTTATGATGAATACTTGAAAGAGTTTAATCGCAATACGGTGCCGATTTTGTTCTTTTCACCGGATGAAAAATACAAAGGAGTGAATACCGATTGGGCACAGCAAATTGATATTTATCCGACACTGTTGGATATGATAGGCTATCCAAAACCATTCAGAAGTTGGGGCAGGAGTTTGATTAGCGACAAACAAGTACCTCCTTATGTGGTAAAGTATTCGCAGAATGTGTATCAGTTTATGGAAGGCAATTACATTTGCTGTTTTGACGGTAAAAATGTAGTTGGTTTTTATGCTAAAGAAGATAAAGGCATGGAGCATAATTTGATCCAGCATAAAACGCCGGAGATGGATGCGATTGCTCAGCGATGCAAGGCTTTTGTTCAGGATTACATGGAACGAATAATAGATAAACGTCTAACGACGGTAAAATAA
- a CDS encoding dual specificity protein phosphatase family protein: MKKKIGIVVLVLVLIGTGKYLYDRHINHNFMTITEGKVYKSGVIPPDEIADYVKKYHIKSIVDLRFPGTGDDVNNPEIPAELTAEKEAVAKIPGVNYFNNGSDQVPEQKNLDSFFKIMDNQDNYPVLIHCYHGIGRAQIYSAIYRIEYEGWSNEDARNHAAFPVMFSSFDDGKPKGEYLKKYKTRKQLAEEKAKAAK, encoded by the coding sequence ATGAAAAAGAAAATTGGAATAGTGGTTTTAGTATTGGTGTTGATAGGTACCGGGAAATATTTGTATGACCGTCACATCAACCATAATTTTATGACCATTACTGAAGGTAAAGTATACAAGTCAGGGGTGATTCCACCGGATGAGATTGCCGATTATGTGAAAAAATACCATATCAAATCGATAGTGGATTTGCGTTTTCCGGGTACGGGAGATGATGTGAATAACCCTGAAATTCCCGCGGAGTTGACCGCAGAGAAAGAAGCGGTAGCTAAAATTCCGGGCGTGAATTATTTTAACAATGGTTCAGACCAAGTGCCGGAGCAAAAGAACTTGGATTCATTTTTTAAAATCATGGACAATCAGGACAATTATCCGGTATTGATTCACTGTTATCATGGAATTGGGCGTGCCCAAATCTACTCAGCCATTTACCGCATAGAATATGAAGGTTGGTCAAACGAAGACGCTCGTAATCATGCCGCTTTCCCGGTAATGTTTAGTTCGTTTGATGACGGGAAACCCAAAGGGGAATATTTAAAAAAGTATAAGACCCGCAAACAATTGGCCGAAGAAAAAGCCAAAGCCGCAAAATAA
- a CDS encoding SRPBCC family protein produces the protein MNLESPKVTVDKSAEYLYNALSDVKNFEKLMPENIAKFEVLGDDIFNFGLKGMPEIKLRLKEGVPHSKVNLAAASDKLPFTLTANLDAVSDTATAVQLVFEGEFNPMMAMMIKGPISKFIETLAQNMNKL, from the coding sequence ATGAACCTGGAAAGCCCTAAAGTTACTGTAGATAAATCAGCCGAATATCTTTATAACGCGCTGTCAGATGTCAAAAATTTTGAAAAATTAATGCCTGAGAATATTGCCAAATTTGAAGTGTTGGGTGATGATATTTTCAACTTCGGTTTGAAAGGCATGCCCGAAATCAAATTACGATTAAAAGAAGGGGTACCGCACTCTAAAGTAAATCTTGCCGCAGCCAGCGATAAATTGCCGTTTACGTTAACCGCTAATTTAGATGCCGTTTCTGATACGGCTACTGCTGTTCAATTGGTCTTTGAAGGCGAATTCAACCCGATGATGGCCATGATGATTAAAGGGCCAATCTCAAAGTTTATTGAGACCTTGGCACAGAACATGAACAAACTGTAA
- a CDS encoding D-alanine--D-alanine ligase has product MKKVAIIMGGYSSEYQISLKSGNVVYQFLDTSKYTGYRIHIFKEKWVYVDANDQEFPIDKNDFSVTVQGEKITFDVVFNAIHGTPGEDGLMQAYFELLGIPQSSCDYYQAALTFNKRDLLSVLKPYGIKTATSYYLNLGDTIDQDAILDTVGLPCFVKPNKSGSSFGITKVKTKDELLLAIANAYKEDNEIIIESFLDGTEVSVGVINYKGTITVLPITEIVSENDFFDYEAKYLGKSQEITPARISAEMTAKVSAVAKKAYEVLKMTGFSRSEFIIVNGEPHMLEMNTIPGLTTESLIPQQAKEAGISLTDLFTNALELALNK; this is encoded by the coding sequence ATGAAAAAAGTTGCCATCATCATGGGCGGGTATTCCAGTGAATATCAAATATCGCTTAAAAGCGGAAATGTGGTTTACCAGTTTTTGGACACTTCAAAATACACCGGCTATCGCATTCACATCTTCAAAGAAAAATGGGTGTATGTTGACGCCAATGACCAAGAGTTCCCTATAGATAAAAACGATTTTTCGGTTACGGTACAAGGAGAGAAAATTACGTTTGACGTAGTCTTCAATGCCATTCACGGTACGCCGGGTGAAGACGGATTGATGCAAGCCTACTTTGAATTGTTGGGCATTCCGCAAAGTTCCTGCGATTATTATCAAGCGGCCTTGACCTTCAACAAAAGAGATTTATTATCAGTTTTAAAACCTTACGGCATCAAGACGGCGACTTCTTATTATTTGAATTTAGGAGATACTATCGACCAAGACGCTATATTGGATACTGTGGGCTTGCCTTGCTTTGTCAAACCTAACAAATCAGGATCCAGTTTCGGAATTACCAAAGTAAAAACCAAAGACGAACTGTTGTTGGCCATTGCCAATGCCTATAAAGAAGATAACGAAATCATCATTGAAAGTTTCTTGGATGGTACCGAAGTTTCCGTTGGGGTTATCAATTATAAAGGAACAATCACCGTTTTGCCTATTACCGAAATTGTTTCGGAGAATGACTTCTTTGATTACGAAGCCAAATATTTGGGCAAATCACAGGAAATCACTCCGGCCCGTATCTCTGCTGAAATGACGGCCAAAGTTTCGGCTGTTGCCAAAAAAGCCTACGAAGTTTTAAAAATGACCGGCTTTTCCCGAAGCGAATTCATCATCGTTAACGGCGAACCTCACATGTTAGAAATGAATACCATACCGGGATTGACGACCGAAAGTTTGATTCCGCAACAAGCCAAAGAAGCGGGTATCTCGCTAACCGATTTATTTACTAATGCGCTTGAATTGGCACTAAACAAGTAA
- a CDS encoding YoaK family protein, with product MFTHQGKARTLSHNLRIASLLSFVAGIVNVAGFLAVQKLTTNVTGHFAFFVDELFKLHFWDGFVYFLYIFFFFLGSFTSSYLVELISQKTERNRYVFPASIEIVILFGIAIFGSDLIAENPNIIACSLLFAMGLQNSLVTKISNATVRTTHLTGLFTDLGIELSQLFFYKEAAQKKQLYSSIKLRLTIISFFFIGGIVGGIFYGKLALKVLCIAAIALVFGLIYDHLKLKILLLNRKLHH from the coding sequence ATGTTTACCCATCAAGGCAAAGCCCGAACCTTAAGCCACAATTTGCGAATTGCCTCTTTACTGTCTTTTGTAGCCGGTATTGTCAATGTGGCCGGGTTTTTGGCGGTGCAAAAATTGACTACCAACGTAACGGGTCATTTTGCTTTTTTTGTAGACGAGCTCTTTAAGTTGCATTTTTGGGATGGCTTTGTGTACTTTTTGTATATCTTTTTCTTTTTTCTGGGGTCGTTTACGTCAAGTTATTTAGTGGAGCTTATTTCCCAAAAAACAGAAAGAAACCGCTATGTTTTTCCGGCTTCTATTGAAATTGTGATTTTATTTGGTATTGCCATTTTCGGCAGTGATTTAATCGCTGAAAATCCCAACATCATTGCTTGCAGTTTGTTGTTTGCCATGGGATTGCAGAATTCGTTGGTGACCAAAATATCCAATGCCACGGTAAGAACGACGCACCTAACCGGACTTTTCACCGATTTAGGCATAGAGTTGTCGCAATTGTTTTTTTATAAAGAAGCCGCTCAGAAAAAGCAATTGTATTCGTCAATTAAATTGCGGTTAACGATTATCAGTTTCTTTTTTATCGGCGGTATAGTGGGCGGTATATTTTACGGAAAACTGGCACTAAAAGTATTGTGCATAGCAGCCATCGCCCTGGTGTTCGGCTTGATTTATGACCACTTGAAACTCAAAATACTATTACTGAATCGAAAGTTGCATCATTAA
- the pyrE gene encoding orotate phosphoribosyltransferase, whose product MIFNKDTAEKTAELLLQINAIKLNPKNPFTWASGWHSPIYCDNRLVLSFPPIRNFIREEFSKHIEKEFGKPDVIAGVATGAIGIGMLVAEYMGLPFVYVRPEPKKHGRQNQVEGFLQKGQNVVVVEDLISTGTSSLLAVEALKEAGAHVKGMVAIFTYGFDVAVENFKNANIELNTLADYNHLLALAVAKNYITEKELKTLQEWRESPSTWNV is encoded by the coding sequence ATGATTTTTAATAAAGACACAGCCGAAAAAACAGCCGAATTGCTTTTACAAATAAATGCAATTAAATTGAATCCGAAAAATCCTTTTACATGGGCTTCGGGTTGGCACTCTCCGATTTACTGTGACAACCGACTGGTACTGTCCTTCCCGCCGATAAGAAATTTTATTCGCGAAGAATTTTCCAAACATATCGAAAAAGAATTCGGCAAGCCCGATGTCATTGCCGGAGTAGCTACAGGAGCTATCGGTATTGGTATGTTAGTAGCGGAATACATGGGACTTCCCTTCGTTTATGTGCGTCCGGAACCGAAAAAACACGGCAGACAAAACCAAGTGGAAGGCTTTTTGCAAAAAGGACAAAACGTGGTGGTGGTGGAAGATTTAATCAGTACCGGCACTAGTAGTTTACTGGCGGTAGAAGCCTTAAAAGAAGCCGGAGCGCATGTCAAAGGCATGGTAGCTATCTTTACGTATGGTTTTGATGTGGCCGTAGAAAATTTCAAAAATGCCAATATAGAGTTAAATACACTGGCCGATTACAATCATTTATTAGCTTTGGCTGTTGCCAAAAATTATATCACCGAAAAAGAACTGAAAACCTTGCAAGAATGGCGTGAGAGTCCCTCAACTTGGAATGTTTAA
- a CDS encoding T9SS type A sorting domain-containing protein, whose product MRTKILSILIVFTIYCNAQIVTIPDANFKAKLLSATTTNAVASGQIPYNSGGFPSVTVTSKIDTNNDGEIQVSEAALIRYLNVDSSNITSLEGISSFTNLQSLSLKDNQVSSLDVSALTSLKWLFCNHNLLTSINVSGLTNLYNFECEYNQLPNLNVQGLTSLQILKCKNNQLSSLNIQGTIINYLDCSYNQLGAINLQGLTTLRTFYCGSNQLTSLNLQGLTLLYELFCDNNLLTSLDLQNLNLNTLAFTHNSISQINVLGMTNLHALFCSYNQLSELDLHGLAALGTVDCSHNQLTTVNFQGLTELDLLYCNDNLLTEVDLQSAGGGGSNFYFDNNHLISMFVKNGWVTDNESFANNPNLQYICCDYNDFSIYNNEYNMIMNKLFQYGITNCQVNSYCSFTPEGTFYRITGNNKYDEDGDGCDASDPIMPNLKFNISSGSVSGSFINDSSGSTNFPVQAGTYTFSPALENPSYYTITPPSATVSFPTTSSPFNQDFCFLPNGTHPDLEVIILPMDPIIYISGTVRYKIIYKNKGNTTQSGSVNLLFNDPALDLIFSVPSINSQNTNNLTWNFSDLHPFETRSIDLEFNTFNPPLYAGGYLDYTATISSPAIDEAPDNNTMSIRQTGDVFCIYTYVSPIQGNTLPSDMVGRYTHYMVSAENTGTDTAQNIFIKDLIDTSKFDISTLQITDSSYPCVTKITASNKVEFMFENINLPAANNTNRNTVASVDNRVYVAFKIKTKPTLVAGDVINNSASIYFNYDSPTNTNNAQTLITDTLGLNENILTKVLVYPNPVKNILNIDTEDNINSTEIFDVNGRLLETILSNEKKINVSSLSKGVYLIKAHTDKKVITAKIIKE is encoded by the coding sequence ATGAGAACAAAGATATTATCCATACTTATAGTTTTTACTATCTATTGTAATGCACAGATAGTAACTATACCCGATGCCAATTTTAAAGCAAAATTGCTAAGTGCCACAACAACCAATGCTGTTGCTTCCGGCCAAATTCCGTATAACTCTGGAGGCTTCCCTTCAGTAACGGTAACCAGCAAGATAGATACTAATAACGACGGTGAAATACAGGTAAGCGAAGCAGCTCTTATAAGATATCTTAATGTAGATAGTTCCAATATTACAAGTCTTGAAGGTATTAGCAGTTTTACCAATTTGCAGTCTTTGTCCTTGAAAGACAATCAAGTGTCAAGCTTAGACGTGAGCGCCTTAACTAGTTTAAAGTGGCTCTTTTGTAATCATAACCTACTGACTTCCATTAATGTATCAGGCCTTACCAACCTCTACAATTTTGAATGTGAATACAACCAACTTCCGAACTTGAATGTACAAGGACTGACTAGCTTACAGATTTTGAAATGCAAAAACAATCAACTTTCGTCGTTGAATATCCAAGGAACAATAATAAATTATTTAGACTGCAGCTATAATCAGCTCGGCGCAATTAACCTTCAGGGATTAACCACACTTCGTACTTTTTACTGTGGCAGCAATCAGCTTACATCCTTAAATCTACAGGGATTGACTCTTCTTTATGAATTATTTTGTGATAATAACCTGCTCACCTCATTAGATTTACAAAACCTGAATTTAAACACATTGGCATTTACCCATAATTCAATTTCTCAAATAAACGTATTGGGAATGACTAACTTACATGCTCTTTTTTGTAGTTATAATCAATTGAGTGAATTAGACCTGCACGGATTAGCTGCTCTTGGAACCGTAGATTGTTCCCACAATCAGCTTACAACAGTAAATTTCCAGGGATTAACAGAGCTTGATCTGTTATATTGCAATGACAATCTGCTCACAGAAGTCGATTTGCAATCTGCGGGTGGAGGTGGATCAAATTTTTATTTTGACAACAACCATTTGATTTCAATGTTTGTTAAAAATGGGTGGGTTACCGATAATGAAAGTTTTGCTAACAACCCAAATCTGCAATACATCTGTTGTGACTATAATGATTTTTCTATTTACAATAACGAATATAATATGATTATGAATAAGTTATTTCAATATGGAATAACCAATTGTCAGGTAAACTCCTATTGCTCCTTTACACCCGAGGGAACTTTTTACAGGATAACAGGCAACAATAAATACGACGAAGATGGAGATGGCTGCGATGCTTCAGATCCTATCATGCCAAACCTTAAATTTAATATTAGCAGTGGTTCTGTTTCAGGAAGTTTTATCAATGACAGTTCGGGGAGTACCAATTTCCCGGTACAGGCGGGGACCTATACATTTAGCCCTGCCTTGGAAAATCCATCTTATTACACAATTACCCCGCCATCTGCTACAGTAAGTTTCCCGACAACATCAAGCCCTTTTAATCAGGATTTTTGTTTTTTACCAAATGGCACACACCCTGATTTGGAAGTAATTATTTTACCAATGGATCCTATTATTTATATCAGTGGTACGGTTCGATATAAAATTATTTATAAAAATAAGGGAAATACAACCCAATCCGGTTCTGTAAATTTACTTTTCAATGATCCTGCTTTAGATTTGATATTTTCCGTTCCGTCAATCAACTCCCAAAACACCAATAATCTGACTTGGAATTTCAGTGATTTGCATCCTTTTGAAACCCGTTCAATTGATTTAGAATTCAATACTTTTAATCCTCCCTTATATGCTGGAGGATATTTAGATTACACCGCTACTATTTCGAGTCCCGCTATTGACGAAGCACCCGATAATAATACGATGTCAATTCGACAAACCGGCGATGTATTCTGTATTTATACTTATGTAAGTCCAATTCAGGGAAATACCTTACCATCCGATATGGTAGGGAGGTATACTCATTATATGGTTAGCGCGGAGAATACAGGTACTGATACCGCTCAAAATATTTTTATAAAAGATTTAATAGATACTTCAAAATTTGATATTTCAACCTTGCAGATTACAGATAGTTCATATCCCTGTGTAACCAAAATTACAGCGTCGAATAAAGTAGAATTTATGTTTGAAAACATTAATTTACCTGCTGCGAATAATACAAACCGCAATACAGTTGCATCAGTTGATAATCGCGTTTATGTAGCCTTCAAAATCAAAACTAAACCAACATTAGTAGCTGGCGATGTAATTAATAACTCAGCCAGTATTTATTTTAATTATGATTCTCCAACCAATACCAATAATGCTCAAACACTCATTACCGATACTCTGGGATTGAATGAAAATATCCTGACGAAAGTTTTAGTTTATCCAAATCCGGTAAAAAACATATTGAATATTGATACCGAAGACAACATAAATTCAACAGAAATATTTGATGTTAATGGGAGATTATTAGAAACAATACTATCAAATGAGAAAAAAATAAATGTAAGCAGTTTATCAAAGGGCGTCTATTTAATAAAAGCCCATACCGATAAAAAAGTAATTACAGCCAAAATAATAAAGGAATAA
- a CDS encoding NUDIX hydrolase has product MYKVFVNDKPLFLTNEIAKETDFQLFLLESIDIEQLIIKMFQNKIQKAYLYYPDEKAILKKMKEKIPVCKAGGGLVYNTNGDVLFIFRNGKWDLPKGGIEKNEEIEDTAMREIEEETGVNQLTITKKLQKTYHIFRRNGKYKLKVTHWFEMQSTFDGTPFPQANEGIERAVWLNPEQVKEALKNSYENIKLLFEEEKLLK; this is encoded by the coding sequence ATGTATAAAGTTTTTGTCAACGATAAACCACTTTTTTTAACCAACGAAATCGCCAAAGAGACCGATTTTCAGTTGTTTTTGTTGGAAAGTATTGATATTGAGCAACTCATCATCAAAATGTTTCAGAACAAAATTCAGAAAGCCTATTTGTACTATCCGGATGAAAAAGCGATTCTGAAAAAAATGAAGGAGAAAATTCCGGTGTGTAAAGCCGGCGGCGGATTGGTGTATAATACAAACGGCGACGTTTTATTTATTTTCAGAAACGGCAAATGGGATTTACCCAAAGGCGGCATCGAAAAAAATGAAGAAATAGAAGATACCGCCATGCGCGAAATAGAGGAGGAGACGGGAGTCAACCAACTTACGATTACCAAAAAACTACAAAAGACTTATCATATCTTCAGACGCAATGGTAAATACAAACTAAAAGTCACCCATTGGTTTGAAATGCAATCCACTTTTGACGGAACCCCTTTCCCGCAAGCCAATGAAGGTATTGAAAGAGCGGTGTGGCTCAACCCGGAGCAGGTGAAAGAGGCGTTGAAGAACTCATACGAAAATATCAAGTTGCTTTTTGAAGAGGAAAAATTATTGAAATAG